The Manihot esculenta cultivar AM560-2 chromosome 1, M.esculenta_v8, whole genome shotgun sequence genome has a window encoding:
- the LOC110613402 gene encoding pentatricopeptide repeat-containing protein At2g31400, chloroplastic: MASTPPHCSITGTKPYQNQPYPQNHLNNHRQSHHQNPQRRWTNHKVSLAKPLLSPSPRSAPKPGASTGAAPHTQNPTFTSLSTLQPKKSELTADFSGRCSTRFVSKLHIGRQKSIPNARHTSAAEEALHQVVLYAKDDQALENVLLNFESRFCGSDDYTFLLRELGNRGDSSKAIRCFEFAVRREKRKSEQGKLASAMISILGRLGKVELAKAVFETALREGYGSTVYAFSALISAYGRSGYCNDAIKVFYSLKAYGLKPNLVTYNAVIDACGKGGVEFKKVVEIFDEMLKNGVRPDRITFNSLLAVCSKGGLWEAARSLFTEMINRRIDQDIFTYNTLLDAVCKGGQMDMAFEIMSEMPAKNILPNVVTYSTVIDGYAKVGRFDDALNLFNEMKFLGIGLDRVSYNTLLSVYAKLGRFEEALDVCKEMENSGIRKDVVTYNALLGGYGKQCKFDEVRRVFKEMKEACISPNLLTYSTLIDVYSKGGLYKEALEIFREFKNAGLKADVVLYTALIDALCKNGLVESAVTLLDEMTKEGIRPNIVTYNSIIDAFRGSGITQCVVDDAGVACILQVKSSSISVFQQATESNVTDREDDRIIKIFGQLAAEKATQENNIGRQEILCILDVFQKMHELEIKPNVVTFSSILNACSRCDSFEDASILLEQLQLFDGQVYGVAHGLLMGYRENVWVQAQSIFDELKLMDSSTASAFYNALTDMLWHFGQKRGAQLVVLEGKRRQVWENVWTDSCLDLHLMSSGAARAMIHAWLLNIRSIVFDGHELPKLLSILTGWGKHSKVVGDSALKRAVEALLTGMGAPFRLAKCNIGRFISSGPVVAAWLRESGTLKLLVLHDDRTHPENVSFGQISNLQMLPL; this comes from the exons ATGGCGTCGACGCCACCACACTGCTCAATCACTGGAACCAAGCCTTATCAGAACCAACCTTACCCACAAAATCACTTGAATAATCACCGCCAAAGCCACCATCAGAACCCCCAACGACGCTGGACCAATCATAAAGTTTCTCTTGCAAAACCCCTTCTTTCTCCCTCCCCCCGCAGTGCACCTAAACCTGGTGCTTCCACTGGCGCCGCTCCCCATACCCAGAACCCTACCTTCACTTCTCTCTCCACTCTTCAACCAAAGAAATCTGAGCTCACCGCCGATTTCTCGGGTCGCTGTTCCACCCGATTCGTGTCAAAGCTACACATTGGGCGCCAAAAATCCATTCCGAATGCCCGGCACACCTCAGCCGCTGAGGAAGCTTTGCATCAAGTGGTCCTCTATGCGAAAGACGATCAGGCCCTTGAGAATGTGTTGCTCAATTTCGAGTCTCGGTTCTGTGGTTCCGATGATTATACTTTCTTGCTTCGAGAGCTTGGAAACAGAGGAGACTCTTCTAAAGCAATCCGATGCTTCGAGTTTGCAGTGAGaagagaaaagaggaagagcgaGCAAGGAAAATTAGCTAGTGCCATGATTAGTATTCTCGGGAGGCTAGGTAAAGTGGAGCTTGCAAAGGCTGTGTTTGAGACTGCTCTTAGAGAGGGTTATGGTAGCACTGTGTATGCTTTTTCTGCGTTAATCAGTGCTTACGGAAGAAGTGGTTACTGCAATGATGCTATTAAGGTTTTTTATTCATTGAAGGCTTATGGGCTGAAGCCAAATTTGGTCACTTACAATGCTGTGATTGATGCGTGTGGGAAAGGCGGTGTGGAGTTTAAGAAGGTAGTGGAGATTTTTGATGAGATGTTGAAAAATGGAGTGCGACCAGACCGAATTACATTTAATTCGCTGCTTGCTGTGTGTAGTAAGGGAGGGCTATGGGAGGCAGCAAGGAGTTTGTTTACTGAAATGATAAATAGAAGGATTGACCAGGATATATTCACTTACAATACACTTTTGGATGCAGTCTGTAAAGGTGGGCAAATGGACATGGCTTTTGAGATTATGTCTGAGATGCCTGCCAAGAATATATTGCCTAACGTTGTTACTTACAGTACTGTGATTGATGGGTATGCTAAAGTTGGTAGATTTGATGACGCTCTTAATTTGTTCAATGAAATGAAGTTTTTGGGGATTGGTTTGGATAGAGTTTCATATAATACTTTGCTTTCTGTTTATGCTAAGCTTGGAAGGTTTGAGGAGGCTTTGGATGTTTGTAAGGAGATGGAGAATTCTGGTATTAGGAAAGATGTCGTCACTTACAATGCACTTTTGGGTGGGTATGGAAAACAGTGCAAGTTTGATGAGGTGAGGAGAGTGTTTAAGGAGATGAAGGAGGCGTGCATATCACCTAATTTATTAACTTATTCAACCTTGATTGATGTTTACTCAAAAGGTGGCCTATACAAGGAAGCATTGGAAATTTTTAGGGAGTTTAAGAATGCCGGATTGAAGGCTGATGTTGTTCTATATACTGCACTCATAGATGCCCTGTGCAAGAATGGATTAGTGGAATCTGCAGTGACTTTACTTGATGAGATGACTAAGGAGGGAATCAGGCCTAACATTGTCACTTATAATTCTATAATTGATGCTTTTCGTGGGTCAGGAATCACACAATGTGTGGTTGATGATGCTGGTGTAGCCTGCATATTGCAAGTTAAGTCTTCATCTATAAGTGTTTTTCAGCAAGCTACTGAAAGTAATGTGACCGACAGGGAGGATGATAGGATCATAAAGATTTTTGGGCAGCTTGCTGCTGAGAAGGCAACTCAAGAAAATAACATTGGCAGGCAGGAAATTTTGTGCATTTTGGATGTCTTTCAGAAGATGCATGAGCTGGAGATCAAACCAAATGTTGTCACGTTCTCTTCCATTTTAAATGCTTGCAG TCGCTGTGATTCCTTTGAAGATGCTTCAATTTTACTGGAGCAGCTTCAATTATTTGATGGCCAGGTGTATGGTGTGGCACACGGACTTCTAATGGGTTACAGAGAAAACGTCTGGGTGCAAGCACAGTCCATATTTGATGAACTCAAATTGATGGACTCTTCAACAGCGTCTGCCTTCTATAATGCTCTGACTGACATGCTGTGGCACTTTGGTCAG AAACGAGGGGCCCAACTGGTTGTACTTGAAGGGAAACGTCGGCAAGTATGGGAGAACGTCTGGACTGATTCTTGCTTAGATTTGCATCTGATGTCTTCTGGGGCTGCTCGGGCAATGATCCATGCATGGTTGCTGAACATACGCTCTATTGTGTTTGATGGCCATGAATTGCCAAAATTGTTAAG CATTTTGACTGGATGGGGCAAGCACAGCAAAGTAGTAGGTGATAGTGCACTGAAGCGAGCTGTTGAGGCACTTCTAACCGGTATGGGTGCACCGTTTCGGCTAGCAAAATGCAACATAGGTCGATTTATATCTTCAGGACCTGTTGTTGCTGCCTGGTTAAGAGAATCTGGCACACTAAAACTGCTTGTACTTCATGATGATAGAACTCATCCTGAAAATGTGAGCTTTGGTCAAATCTCTAATTTACAGATGCTTCCCTTGTAG
- the LOC110610843 gene encoding probable pectinesterase 29 translates to MVLLLHCSSRGCKASDCQPNTISTITVDISGHGNFTSVQSAIDFVPEGNTQWIRIQISPGKYSEKVAIPVNKSCIFLDGAGRELTSIEWGDHEETHTSATFTSYPDNIVAKGIKFKNTYNLPDGLNKIDIMKEELIWKQAVAARILGDKCAFYECGFVGLQDTLWDEEGRHYFNSCYIEGSVDFIFGQGQSIYEGCEISVNIGRFAPGVTGYITAQRKQQPQDSNGFVFKNCNISGTGTVDLGRAWGPYSTVVFYNSTMSDVIAPEGWNAWNFVNHEANFTYVEEDNKGPGADTSKRVPWEKKLDPNELQKFLNMSYVDEDGWLSKTPDLTFYY, encoded by the exons ATGGTATTATTGTTGCATTGTTCATCAAGGGGCTGTAAGGCTTCTGATTGTCAACCCAATACAATAAGCACCATCACTGTTGATATTTCAGGCCATGGAAATTTCACTTCAGTTCAAAGTGCCATTGACTTTGTTCCTGAGGGGAATACTCAATGGATACGTATTCAGATTTCTCCTGGAAAATACAG CGAAAAAGTAGCAATTCCAGTGAACAAGTCATGTATTTTTCTTGATGGAGCAGGCAGAGAGTTGACAAGTATTGAATGGGGTGATCATGAAGAGACCCACACTAGTGCCACCTTCACCTCTTATCCTGATAACATCGTAGCCAAAGGCATTAAATTCAAG AATACGTACAATTTACCGGATGGTCTGAACAAAATCGACATAATGAAAGAGGAACTCATTTGGAAACAAGCAGTGGCTGCTAGAATCTTAGGAGATAAATGTGCTTTCTACGAATGTGGCTTTGTAGGGCTACAAGATACCTTATGGGATGAAGAGGGACGCCATTACTTCAATTCATGCTATATTGAAGGTTCTGTTGATTTCATTTTTGGACAAGGTCAATCTATTTACGAG GGATGTGAAATATCAGTAAACATAGGAAGATTCGCCCCAGGAGTAACTGGGTATATAACAGCACAAAGGAAGCAACAACCACAAGATTCGAATGGATTTGTGTTCAAAAATTGTAACATCAGTGGGACTGGCACGGTTGATCTTGGAAGAGCTTGGGGACCTTATTCTACTGTTGTTTTCTATAACTCAACCATGTCAGATGTCATAGCTCCTGAGGGTTGGAATGCTTGGAACTTCGTTAACCATGA GGCAAATTTTACTTATGTAGAGGAAGACAATAAAGGACCAGGAGCCGACACTTCCAAACGAGTCCCATGGGAAAAGAAACTAGATCCAAATGAACTCCAGAAATTCTTGAACATGTCGTACGTCGATGAAGATGGTTGGCTTTCCAAGACACCTGATTTAACATTCTACTATTAA
- the LOC110610854 gene encoding pectinesterase QRT1 → MQNLRTVLFIWMLLSVTMSVCKALDCQLNESNQYKVAYTIFVDKSGHGNFTKIQSAIDSVPENNTQWIRIRISAGKYKEKVVIPLKKPCIFLEGSGSHHTSVEFDDHQDLPTSAIFISYSDNIVAKGITFKNTYNLQIREDKIIWIRAPAVRIRGDKTAFYHCAFFGIQDTFFDDKGRHYFKKCYIEGAMDFIYGAAQSIYDECVISLNVEKYRPGKPGCITAQKKEWAEEHSGFVFKNCKITGIGKACLGRAWGPYSTVIIYNSTITDVVVPQGWSAWDFVGHEANFTYVETNNRGRGADTANRVPWLQKLDDFQLSKFVTMSFIDEDGWIAKLPTLSHSFDCEASDCQPNTINTITVDISGHGNFTSVQTAIDSVPEGNTQWIRIQISPGTYREKVAIPVNKSCIFLDGAGRKLTSIEWGDHEETDTSATFTSYSDNIVAKGIKFKNTFNLKIGFNLMKRRLIRKQAVSARIVGDKCAFYECGFIGIQDTLWDGKGRHYFNACYIEGSIDFIFGDGQSIYEKCEISITMGRYGPGLIGSITAQRKEQPQDTNGFVFKNCNISGIGKVDLGRPWGPYSTVVFYNSSISNVITPEGWNAWDYVGHEANFTYVEKDNEGAGANTSKRVPWINKLGENEVYKFLDISYINGDGWLAKIPDLNSTKIAL, encoded by the exons ATGCAGAATCTTCGTACAGTTTTGTTCATTTGGATGTTACTGTCGGTAACGATGAGTGTCTGTAAGGCTTTGGATTGCCAGTTAAACGAATCCAATCAATATAAAGTAGCGTATACTATTTTTGTTGATAAATCAGGACATGGAAACTTCACTAAAATTCAAAGCGCCATTGATTCAGTTCCAGAAAATAATACCCAGTGGATTCGTATCCGAATTTCTGCCGGCAAATACAA AGAAAAGGTTGTAATTCCTCTAAAGAAACCATGCATTTTTCTTGAAGGATCCGGTAGCCATCATACAAGTGTTGAGTTTGACGACCATCAAGATTTACCCACGAGTGCTATCTTCATTTCATATTCGGACAATATTGTAGCCAAAGGCATTACGTTCAAG AACACGTATAATCTACAAATTAGAGAAGATAAAATCATCTGGATACGAGCTCCTGCAGTTAGAATACGAGGAGATAAAACTGCTTTCTACCACTGCGCCTTCTTTGGGATACAAGATACGTTTTTTGATGATAAAGGCCGTCACTACTTCAAAAAATGCTACATTGAAGGTGCTATGGATTTTATCTATGGTGCTGCTCAATCTATATATGAT GAATGTGTAATATCTCTTAATGTAGAGAAATATCGACCAGGGAAACCAGGATGCATAACAgcccagaagaaggaatgggcaGAAGAACACAGTGGCTTTGTGTTCAAAAACTGTAAGATCACTGGGATTGGTAAAGCTTGTCTAGGCAGAGCCTGGGGACCTTATTCTACTGTCATTATTTATAACTCAACCATTACAGACGTGGTAGTCCCTCAAGGTTGGAGTGCTTGGGACTTCGTTGGTCACGA AGCAAATTTCACATATGTGGAGACTAATAATAGAGGACGAGGGGCTGATACTGCCAACCGAGTACCGTGGTTGCAGAAATTGGATGATTTTCAGCTCAGCAAATTTGTGACTATGTCGTTCATTGATGAAGATGGCTGGATTGCCAAGTTACCTACT TTGTCGCATTCATT TGACTGTGAGGCTTCTGATTGTCAACCCAATACAATAAACACCATTACTGTTGATATCTCGGGCCATGGAAATTTCACTTCAGTTCAAACTGCCATTGACTCTGTTCCTGAAGGGAATACTCAATGGATACGTATTCAGATTTCTCCTGGAACATACAG GGAAAAAGTTGCAATTCCAGTGAACAAATCATGTATTTTTCTCGATGGAGCAGGCAGAAAGTTGACGAGTATCGAATGGGGTGATCATGAAGAGACAGACACTAGTGCCACCTTCACCTCCTATTCTGATAACATCGTAGCCAAAGGCATTAAATTCAAG AatacattcaatttaaaaattggaTTCAACTTGATGAAAAGAAGACTCATTCGAAAGCAAGCAGTGTCTGCTAGAATCGTGGGCGACAAATGTGCTTTCTACGAATGTGGCTTTATAGGGATACAAGATACCTTATGGGATGGAAAGGGACGCCATTATTTCAATGCATGCTACATTGAAGGATCCATTGATTTCATTTTTGGCGATGGTCAATCTATTTACGAG AAATGTGAGATATCAATCACTATGGGAAGATACGGCCCAGGATTAATTGGGAGTATAACAGCACAAAGGAAAGAACAGCCACAAGATACCAATGGATTCGTGTTCAAAAATTGTAATATCAGTGGGATTGGCAAGGTTGATCTTGGAAGACCTTGGGGACCTTATTCTACTGTTGTTTTCTATAACTCATCCATCTCAAATGTTATAACTCCTGAGGGTTGGAATGCTTGGGACTACGTTGGCCATGA GGCAAATTTTACTTACGTAGAGAAAGATAATGAAGGAGCAGGAGCCAACACGTCCAAGCGAGTCCCATGGATAAATAAACTCGGTGAAAATGAGGTTTATAAATTCTTGGATATATCGTACATCAATGGAGATGGTTGGCTTGCCAAGATACCTGATTTAAATTCTACTAAAATAGCactttga
- the LOC110613415 gene encoding stachyose synthase, protein MAPPNDPANPLFKVLRSESLEKNFDLSGGKFRVKSIPLLSDVPSNVTFSPFSSVCDHSESDAPLPLLQRVHSLSYRGGFLGFHKDAPSDRLMNSLGKFTDMDFLSIFRFKTWWSTMWVGSSGSDLQMETQWVLFNVPKIKSYVLIIPIVEGSFRSALHPGIDGHLMICAESGSTQVKASTFDAIAYVHVCDNPYNIMKEAYSALRVHLNTFRLLEEKAPPSLINKFGWCTWDAFYLTVDPTGIWHGVQDFVEGGAPPRFLIIDDGWQSINLDGEKPEEDAKNLVLGGTQMTARLHRLDECEKFRKYKGGSMLGPNPPTFDPKRPKMLISKAIELEHAEKDRDKAIQSGETDLSAFESKIEQLKKELDAMFGGEAKSSCGNCSCKAENYGMHAFTRDLRTKFKGLDDIYVWHALCGAWGGVRPRSTHLNSKITPCKLSPGLDGTMNDLAVVKIVEGGIGLVHPEQAGDFFDSMHSYLANVGITGVKVDVIHTLEYVSEEYGGRVELAKAYYKGLSDSLSKNFRGSGLISSMQQCNDFFLLGTRQISMGRVGDDFWFQDPNGDPMGAYWLQGVHMIHCAYNSMWMGQIIQPDWDMFQSDHLCAKFHAGSRAICGGPVYVSDSVGCHDFQLLKKLVYPDGTIPKCQHFALPTRDCLFKNPLFDNKTILKIWNLNKYGGVIGAFNCQGAGWDPKEQRIKGHSECYKPISGSVHVTEIEWDQKPEAAQMGKAEDYIVYLNQAAELILKTPTSDAIELTIQPSSFELFSFVPITKLGSEFKFAPIGLTNMFNSGGTIQEYGHVVSAAETSVNVKVKGGGNFLAFSNVSPKKCFLNGAEVACEWISDGKLTLALPWNEEAGGVSDVAFMF, encoded by the exons ATGGCTCCCCCGAATGATCCCGCTAATCCACTCTTTAAAGTCCTTCGATCAGAGAGTTTAGAGAAGAACTTTGATTTATCCGGAGGGAAGTTTAGAGTCAAAAGCATTCCATTGCTCTCTGATGTTCCAAGCAATGTCACCTTTTCTCCTTTTTCGTCTGTCTGTGACCATTCCGAGTCTGAtgctccacttcctcttctgcagcgTGTCCATTCTTTGTCTTACAGGGGCGGATTCCTTGGGTTCCACAAAGATGCACCTTCCGATCGATTAATGAACTCTCTTGGGAAGTTCACCGATATGGACTTCTTGTCAATCTTTAGGTTCAAAACTTGGTGGTCCACCATGTGGGTGGGTAGTTCTGGGTCTGATTTGCAGATGGAAACCCAATGGGTTCTCTTTAATGTCCCTAAAATAAAGTCTTATGTCCTAATAATCCCTATTGTTGAAGGCAGTTTTAGGTCTGCTCTTCATCCTGGAATTGATGGGCATTTGATGATTTGCGCTGAGAGTGGGTCTACTCAAGTGAAAGCATCCACTTTTGATGCTATTGCTTATGTTCATGTGTGTGATAATCCTTATAACATTATGAAGGAAGCCTACAGCGCTCTCAGGGTCCATCTTAATACCTTTAGGCTTTTGGAAGAGAAAGCCCCTCCTTCTCTTATTAACAAATTTGGATGGTGCACTTGGGACGCATTCTACTTAACCGTGGATCCTACGGGCATATGGCATGGTGTGCAGGATTTTGTCGAGGGTGGTGCCCCTCCAAGGTTTCTTATCATCGATGATGGATGGCAAAGCATCAATCTTGATGGCGAGAAGCCCGAGGAGGACGCTAAAAACCTTGTTCTTGGTGGGACTCAAATGACAGCCAGGCTTCACAGGCTTGATGAATGTGAGAAGTTCAGGAAGTACAAAGGAGGCTCCATGTTGGGTCCTAACCCTCCTACCTTCGATCCAAAGAGGCCTAAGATGCTGATTTCCAAGGCAATCGAACTCGAACACGCTGAAAAGGACCGCGACAAGGCTATCCAATCCGGTGAGACTGATTTATCCGCCTTTGAAAGTAAAATCGAACAGTTGAAAAAAGAATTGGACGCCATGTTTGGTGGAGAAGCAAAAAGTAGCTGTGGAAATTGTTCATGCAAGGCTGAGAACTATGGCATGCATGCTTTCACAAGGGATTTGAGAACAAAATTCAAGGGTTTGGATGATATATACGTGTGGCATGCTCTTTGTGGTGCTTGGGGTGGTGTTAGGCCACGTTCTACACATTTGAATTCAAAGATTACTCCTTGCAAATTGTCTCCTGGACTCGATGGGACAATGAACGATCTTGCTGTGGTTAAAATTGTTGAAGGTGGTATTGGGCTAGTTCACCCAGAGCAAGCTGGAGATTTCTTTGATTCCATGCACTCTTACCTTGCTAATGTTGGCATCACAGGCGTGAAGGTGGACGTCATTCAC ACCCTTGAATACGTGTCTGAAGAATATGGAGGCCGTGTTGAGCTTGCAAAGGCTTATTACAAGGGATTATCAGATTCATTGTCAAAGAATTTCAGAGGAAGTGGACTTATCTCTAGCATGCAACAATGTAATGATTTCTTTCTCCTTGGGACAAGGCAGATATCCATGGGAAGAGTAG GTGATGACTTCTGGTTCCAGGACCCAAATGGTGATCCAATGGGAGCTTATTGGTTGCAAGGAGTTCATATGATCCACTGTGCCTACAACAGTATGTGGATGGGACAAATTATACAACCCGATTGGGACATGTTCCAATCCGACCACTTGTGTGCCAAGTTCCATGCTGGATCAAGGGCCATTTGTGGTGGGCCTGTCTATGTGAGCGACTCTGTGGGCTGCCATGACTTTCAACTCCTGAAGAAACTTGTTTACCCAGATGGGACCATTCCCAAGTGCCAGCACTTTGCCCTGCCCACCAGAGACTGTCTCTTCAAGAACCCTCTATTTGACAATAAGACGATTCTCAAGATTTGGAACCTCAACAag TATGGAGGTGTAATTGGAGCTTTCAACTGCCAAGGAGCTGGATGGGACCCAAAGGAGCAAAGGATCAAAGGTCATTCTGAGTGCTACAAGCCAATCTCTGGTTCTGTTCATGTCACAGAGATTGAATGGGACCAGAAGCCAGAGGCTGCCCAAATGGGAAAGGCAGAGGACTACATAGTTTATCTTAACCAGGCAGCGGAACTAATATTGAAGACACCAACATCTGATGCAATAGAATTGACCATCCAGCCATCTTCATTTGAGCTCTTCAGCTTTGTACCCATTACAAAGCTTGGATCTGAATTCAAATTTGCTCCCATTGGCCTGACCAACATGTTTAACAGTGGCGGCACAATACAAGAATATGGACATGTTGTGTCAGCAGCTGAGACAAGTGTGAATGTTAAAGTTAAAGGTGGTGGAAATTTCTTAGCATTCTCGAACGTTTCCCCAAAGAAATGTTTCTTGAATGGTGCCGAAGTTGCCTGTGAGTGGATTTCTGATGGCAAGCTGACCTTGGCTCTGCCTTGGAACGAAGAGGCAGGTGGCGTGTCTGACGTGGCTTTTATGTTTTGA